A single genomic interval of Penicillium psychrofluorescens genome assembly, chromosome: 2 harbors:
- a CDS encoding uncharacterized protein (ID:PFLUO_003306-T1.cds;~source:funannotate): protein MVVIISSFYLSSAKLHPQEPPVITSAVPFVGHLLGMIVNGGRYIKSIGITNRDKPIFTLPVPRSRIYIVTDPVLAAAVQRASRVLSFTPLVPDITRRVLGLDDATVAAVRQNLDPEPGDDRRGFLADMHDMMYRTLGPGEALENLSTGAARELSRQINTYAADLQHGQSSGVPSIKVDLLEWVRHFVTVGTAQFLYGPNNPIAAHPELEQAFWDFDHGLGLLLMGFAPSITARKPYRGREALAAAFTKYITAGHESEAATIVRKRVAIAEEYGWPASSTARSELSFLFAGIVNTATTTFWVVLQIFARPELLVAVRGELAQITGEGESERTLSLDGVKNECPILQAVFRECLRLGSNNFSTRLVKTDTMLAERYLLKANSVVQVAGGVIHADRQIWGDDVDVFNPGRFLKPQQGGSARPNVHPAAFRSFGGGKTLCPGRHFATTEILSLVAMIVLTFDLKAVGGGEIVVPAPDDGVLPVHILEPKASDAVKVVVKLGSDGATPLKIVP, encoded by the exons ATGGTGGTGATTATCTCGAGCTTCTACCTGTCTTCAGCAAAGCTGCACCCCCAAGAGCCGCCCGTCATTACCAGTGCGGTACCCTTCGTGGGCCACTTGCTCGGCATGATCGTCAATGGCGGACGTTACATCAAGTCCATAGG TATCACCAACCGCGACAAGCCCATATTCACTCTTCCCGTGCCGCGGTCGCGCATCTACATCGTCACGGACCCGGTCCTGGCGGCCGCTGTCCAACGCGCCTCGCGCGTTTTGTCGTTCACCCCTCTCGTGCCAGATATCACCAGGCGCGTGCTGGGGCTCGACGATgccaccgtcgccgccgtccGTCAGAACCTGGATCCCGAACCCGGCGACGACCGGCGTGGCTTCCTGGCCGACATGCACGACATGATGTACCGCACCCTCGGACCCGGCGAGGCTCTGGAAAACCTGAGCACCGGCGCCGCTAGGGAATTGAGTCGCCAGATCAACACGTACGCCGCGGACTTGCAGCACGGACAGTCCAGCGGAGTACCGTCTATCAAGGTTGACCTGCTCGAGTGGGTGCGCCACTTTGTGACGGTCGGTACGGCGCAGTTCCTGTACGGGCCAAACAACCCCATCGCTGCACATCCAGAGCTAGAGCAGGCCTTCTGGGACTTTGATCACGGTCTCGGTCTCCTGCTGATGGGCTTCGCGCCGTCTATCACCGCGCGGAAGCCGTATCGCGGACGGGAGGCGCTCGCGGCCGCCTTCACCAAGTATATCACCGCTGGCCACGAGAGCGAGGCGGCGACGATCGTACGCAAGCGGGTCGCCATTGCGGAGGAGTACGGCTGGCCCGCCTCCAGCACCGCGCGCTCGGAGCTGTCCTTCTTGTTCGCGGGCATCGTCAACACGGCCACGACGACCTTCTGGGTAGTGCTGCAGATCTTCGCGCGGCCGGAGCTGCTGGTTGCCGTGCGCGGCGAGCTGGCCCAGATCACGGGTGAGGGTGAGAGCGAGCGAACGCTAAGCCTGGACGGTGTGAAAAATGAGTGCCCCATTCTACAGGCCGTATTTCGCGAGTGTCTGCGGCTGGGCTCGAACAACTTCTCAACGCGCCTCGTGAAGACCGATACAATGTTGGCGGAGCGGTACCTCCTCAAGGCGAACTCGGTGGTCCAGGTCGCGGGCGGCGTGATCCATGCGGACAGGCAGATCTGGGGCGACGACGTGGACGTCTTCAACCCGGGCCGTTTTCTCAAGCCGCAGCAGGGGGGTTCGGCAAGGCCGAACGTCCACCCGGCGGCATTCCGGTCATTTGGAGGCGGCAAGACTCTCTGCCCTGGGCGGCACTTTGCCACGACCGAGATCCTATCTCTCGTGGCGATGATTGTGTTGACGTTTGACTTGAAGGctgttggtggtggggagaTTGTGGTGCCTGCTCCAGACGATGGTGTTCTGCCTGTACATATTTTAGAACCCAAGGCGTCTGATGCCGTCAAGGTCGTGGTGAAGCTGGGGAGCGATGGCGCGACGCCGTTGAAGATCGTTCCGTGA
- a CDS encoding uncharacterized protein (ID:PFLUO_003307-T1.cds;~source:funannotate), translating to MPFNTAIRTALKGPSVAWGFWLTLPSAAVAKTILHRSSASPADRFSWVLVDAEHGLISDTNYYELNNAVGSERASPIIRVPWGEEWMIKRALDAGAHGIMTPMCHSEADAARIVSYAKYPPLGTRGYGPMFATHSFPEVMPGSDHDDNANEGVMVVVQIESQSGVENVEKIAKVDGIDVLFIGPFDLAKQMGVQRGGPEHEAAIQRTLAAANAAGKKAAIFCTSGEDARVRAEQGFHMISVITDVAVIGDGMQKELATAKGTAAAGKREGY from the exons ATGCCATtcaacaccgccatccgCACAGCGCTCAAGGGCCCATCCGTGGCCTGGGGCTTCTGGCTCAC TCTCCCCagcgccgccgtcgccaaaACTATTCTGCACAGATCGTCCGCGTCCCCCGCTGACCGGTTCAGCTGGGTCCTCGTCGATGCCGAGCACGGATTGATCTCGGACACGAACTACTACGAG CTCAACAACGCCGTTGGCTCCGAACGCGCAAGCCCCATCATCCGCGTCCCCTGGGGTGAGGAGTGGATGATCAAGCGCGCCCTCGACGCAGGCGCTCACGGCATCATGACGCCCATGTGCCATTCCGAGGCGGATGCGGCCCGGATTGTCAGCTACGCCAAGTACCCGCCTCTGGGGACGCGTGGCTACGGGCCCATGTTTGCGACGCACTCGTTCCCCGAGGTCATGCCCGGGAGTGACCATGATGACAACGCCAATGAGGgggtcatggtggtggtacAGATTGAGTCGCAGTCTGGTGTTGAGAATGTGGAGAAGATAGCTAAGGTGGATGGAATTGATGTGCTGTTTATTG GTCCCTTCGATCTCGCCAAGCAGATGGGCGTCCAGCGTGGTGGTCCAGAACACGAGGCTGCCATCCAGCGTACTTTGGCCGCTGCTAATGCAGCAGGTAAGAAGGCCGCCATCTTCTGTACCAGTGGTGAAGATGCCCGGGTCCGCGCCGAGCAGGGCTTCCACATGATCTCGGTCATCACGGACGTTGCCGTCATTGGTGATGGAATGCAGAAGGAGCTGGCGACGGCTAAGGGCACCGCTGCGGCGGGTAAGAGAGAGGGATATtag
- a CDS encoding uncharacterized protein (ID:PFLUO_003308-T1.cds;~source:funannotate) has translation MSLTAWATPRLSQLLPLDEESLVQIIDYAASLSKDASADHLKNLLGDSPAALEFIASFNARRDSSSRSEPTHTETRTKKKKAPLHSAGPPRRPDNYGDVGGGYKKAEQEEDYMSSSHLKPVFATGSSSRGSSTSSSRVQSPMPAMKAPPSASGPVLSDMLPNVRSKAGKPARQGGSASPSKGGGSLTTNNISDLTAAIAALELSTNPTRDAERRKCSCYATIHPLFDPAPNCLNCGKIICSLEGLQPCSYCGTPLLSAEEVQSMIRELRAERGQEKMRAHNEGVHHDGGPRPVSGSSSPSKLDAAKAHRDRLLQFQAQNARRTKVVDEAADFETPNVASTLWMSPAQRALALKKQQRIQREMEDKARPEWEKKKTVMSLDIKGGKVRRVYQSAAAEPTPEPSEPDPYDAAEGGSAEPSSGGHAFSRNPLLAAGGLMRPVWRAPDGKAASQAERAERTERTQTWRRVQDDNDDNEQWILDGGLHGYNT, from the coding sequence CCCGCCGCCCTAGAGTTCATCGCCTCGTTCAACGCCCGCCGGGACTCCTCTTCACGAAGCGAACCCACACATACCGAAACACGgaccaaaaagaagaaggcaccACTGCACAGTGCCGGTCCGCCGCGCCGACCGGACAACTACGGCGATGTGGGCGGAGGGTACAAGaaggccgagcaggaggaggactACATGTCATCCTCACATCTCAAACCAGTGTTTGCTACGGGATCCTCATCACGCGGCTCGtccacttcctcttctcgcGTTCAATCGCCCATGCCGGCAATGAAGGCACCGCCCTCGGCCTCTGGACCCGTGCTCTCCGACATGCTGCCGAATGTACGCTCGAAGGCGGGCAAGCCCGCCCGACAGGGAGGCTCGGCCAGTCCGTCCAAGGGTGGTGGTTCGCTCACTACGAACAACATCTCCGACCTTActgccgccatcgccgcgTTAGAGTTGTCCACAAATCCGACGCGGGACGCGGAGAGGCGGAAATGCAGCTGCTACGCCACAATCCACCCGTTGTTTGATCCCGCGCCGAATTGTCTCAATTGCGGGAAAATCATTTGCTCACTGGAGGGTTTGCAACCCTGTTCCTACTGTGGCACCCCGCTTCTCTCCGCAGAGGAAGTGCAAAGCATGATCCGTGAACTACGCGCCGAGCGCGGACAGGAGAAGATGCGGGCACATAATGAGGGCGTTCATCACGATGGCGGTCCCCGACCTGTTTCCGGATCTTCGTCGCCGAGCAAACTCGATGCCGCCAAGGCACACCGCGACAGACTACTTCAATTCCAAGCGCAGAATGCTCGTCGGACAAAAGTCGTTGATGAAGCAGCCGATTTCGAGACACCGAACGTCGCCTCAACGTTATGGATGAGTCCAGCGCAGCGAGCACTGGCGCTGAAAAAacagcagcgcatccagCGCGAGATGGAAGACAAAGCTCGTCcggagtgggagaagaagaagacggtgaTGAGCTTGGATATCAAGGGCGGCAAGGTGCGACGCGTGTATCAGTCTGCTGCGGCGGAGCCAACACCGGAGCCAAGTGAGCCTGATCCTTATGATGCGGCGGAAGGGGGTTCGGCAGAACCGTCAAGTGGTGGACATGCGTTCAGCCGGAATCCGCTCCTCGCGGCTGGAGGGCTAATGCGTCCTGTCTGGCGTGCGCCGGATGGTAAAGCCGCAAGCCAAGCGGAGCGGGCAGAGCGAACAGAGCGAACGCAGACATGGAGGCGCGTGCAAGATGATAATGACGACAACGAGCAGTGGATTCTTGACGGAGGGCTGCACGGGTACAATACCTAA